In Eupeodes corollae chromosome 3, idEupCoro1.1, whole genome shotgun sequence, a single genomic region encodes these proteins:
- the LOC129949422 gene encoding eukaryotic peptide chain release factor GTP-binding subunit ERF3A isoform X2: protein MAENDPSDSWDVEEDPIITPDEEEADEIEDGEAEGEATPKISKKKPPKIEDTKSKKEHVNVVFIGHVDAGKSTIGGQIMSLTGMVDKRTLEKYEREAREKSRESWYLSWALDTNQEERDKGKTVEVGRAFFETERKHFTILDAPGHKSFVPNMIGGAAQADLAVLVISARKGEFETGFDRGGQTREHAMLAKTAGVKHLVVLVNKMDDPTVSWDETRYNECRDKILPYLKKLGFNAGKDLTFMPCSGLNGAGLRDSVPECLCSWYKGLAFIPFIDQLPSLNRKLDGPFIMPIVDKYKDMGTVVMGKVESGCAKKGQNLLVMPNRTQVSVDQVWTDDDEVTAVGPGENVKIKLKGIEEEDVSPGFVLCDFHNPIKTGKVFDAQVVILEHKSIICAGYSAVMHIHCAAEEVTVKALICLVDKKTGDKSKTRPRFVKQDQVAIMRIECSGMICLEQFKLFPQMGRFTLRDENKTIAIGKVLKVIE, encoded by the exons ATGG CTGAAAACGATCCAAGCGACAGTTGGGATGTCGAAGAGGATCCCATCATTACTCCAGATGAAGAAGAAGCCGACGAAATTGAGGATGGTGAAGCCGAAGGAGAAGCAACaccaaaaatttccaaaaagaaaCCACCAAAAATCGAGGACACTAAGAGCAAAAAGGAACACGTTAACGTTGTATTCATCGGTCATGTTG atgCTGGTAAATCAACAATCGGTGGACAAATCATGTCACTCACAGGTATGGTAGACAAGAGAACTCTAGAAAAATACGAACGTGAAGCTCGTGAAAAGTCCCGTGAAAGTTGGTATCTATCTTGGGCTTTGGATACAAATCAAGAGGAACGTGACAAGGGAAAAACTGTGGAAGTAGGCCGAGCCTTTTTTGAGACTGAACGCAAGCATTTCACAATTCTCGATGCTCCTGGTCACAAGAGTTTCGTTCCAAATATGATTGGTGGTGCTGCGCAAGCCGATTTAGCCGTTCTTGTGATCTCAGCTAGAAAAGGAGAATTCGAAACCGGATTCGATCGTGGAGGGCAGACACGAGAGCATGCTATGTTAGCAAAAACTGCCGGTGTAAAACATCTTGTCGTATTGGTCAACAAAATGGATGATCCAACTGTTAGTTGGGATGAGACTCGATACAACGAATGCAGAGATAAAATTTTGCCCTATTTAAAGAAATTGGGCTTTAATGCCGGCAAGGATTTGACATTTATGCCTTGTTCAGGTCTAAATGGTGCAGGTCTACGTGATTCGGTGCCAGAATGCCTATGCTCATGGTATAAGGGACTTGCATTTATTCCATTTATTGATCAGTTGCCTTCGTTGAACCGTAAACTAGATGGACCATTTATAATGCCCATTGTTGATAAGTACAAGGATATGGGTACAGTTGTTATGGGAAAAGTTGAATCGGGATGCGCTAAGAAGGGTCAAAATCTTTTAGTTATGCCTAATAGG ACGCAAGTTTCTGTGGATCAAGTGTGGACCGATGATGATGAAGTAACAGCTGTGGGTCCTggtgaaaatgttaaaattaaactgaag ggaaTTGAAGAAGAAGACGTATCACCTGGATTTGTCTTATGTGATTTCCATAACCCAATTAAAACAGGAAAAGTCTTTGATGCCCAAGTTGTGATTCTAGAACACAAATCAATTATTTGCGCGGGTTATTCTGCTGTTATGCATATTCATTGTGCGGCAGAAGAAGTTACGGTCAag GCACTCATTTGTTTGGTTGACAAAAAGACCGgagataaatcaaaaacacGTCCAAGATTTGTTAAACAAGACCAAGTTGCAATTATGAGAATTGAATGTTCTGGAATGATATGCCTTGAACAATTTAAACTCTTCCCACAAATGGGAAGATTCACTCTTAGAGATGaaa ATAAAACTATAGCCATCGGCAAGGTGTTGAAAGTGATCGAATAA
- the LOC129949422 gene encoding eukaryotic peptide chain release factor GTP-binding subunit ERF3A isoform X1, which translates to MAQDNSNSDMPAKFSTLNVNAVEFVPSFSFGGPPPTAAAPPAAAAAPPPIIAPSTGTTNSTNNTPTEPLHLQPDSMDSSPDTQPQSTSSPPAATTPTIPQQQLSPSGAAESIIPELFEKLPENNAENDPSDSWDVEEDPIITPDEEEADEIEDGEAEGEATPKISKKKPPKIEDTKSKKEHVNVVFIGHVDAGKSTIGGQIMSLTGMVDKRTLEKYEREAREKSRESWYLSWALDTNQEERDKGKTVEVGRAFFETERKHFTILDAPGHKSFVPNMIGGAAQADLAVLVISARKGEFETGFDRGGQTREHAMLAKTAGVKHLVVLVNKMDDPTVSWDETRYNECRDKILPYLKKLGFNAGKDLTFMPCSGLNGAGLRDSVPECLCSWYKGLAFIPFIDQLPSLNRKLDGPFIMPIVDKYKDMGTVVMGKVESGCAKKGQNLLVMPNRTQVSVDQVWTDDDEVTAVGPGENVKIKLKGIEEEDVSPGFVLCDFHNPIKTGKVFDAQVVILEHKSIICAGYSAVMHIHCAAEEVTVKALICLVDKKTGDKSKTRPRFVKQDQVAIMRIECSGMICLEQFKLFPQMGRFTLRDENKTIAIGKVLKVIE; encoded by the exons ATGGCTCAAGACAACAGCAACAGCGATATGCCTGCAAAATTCTCAACATTAAATGTTAATGCTGTGGAATTTGTACCGAGCTTCAGCTTTGGCGGACCACCACCTACCGCTGCAGCACCACCAGCTGCAGCTGCTGCTCCGCCCCCAATAATTGCACCATCAACTGGCACAACAAACAGCACCAACAACACTCCCACAGAGCCTCTTCATCTTCAACCGGATTCTATGGACTCCTCGCCCGACACCCAGCCGCAGTCAACCTCGTCTCCTCCGGCCGCTACAACTCCAACAATACCTCAACAGCAATTATCACCTTCAGGTGCCGCCGAGTCCATCATCCCAGAATTATTTGAGAAACTTCCCGAGAATAATG CTGAAAACGATCCAAGCGACAGTTGGGATGTCGAAGAGGATCCCATCATTACTCCAGATGAAGAAGAAGCCGACGAAATTGAGGATGGTGAAGCCGAAGGAGAAGCAACaccaaaaatttccaaaaagaaaCCACCAAAAATCGAGGACACTAAGAGCAAAAAGGAACACGTTAACGTTGTATTCATCGGTCATGTTG atgCTGGTAAATCAACAATCGGTGGACAAATCATGTCACTCACAGGTATGGTAGACAAGAGAACTCTAGAAAAATACGAACGTGAAGCTCGTGAAAAGTCCCGTGAAAGTTGGTATCTATCTTGGGCTTTGGATACAAATCAAGAGGAACGTGACAAGGGAAAAACTGTGGAAGTAGGCCGAGCCTTTTTTGAGACTGAACGCAAGCATTTCACAATTCTCGATGCTCCTGGTCACAAGAGTTTCGTTCCAAATATGATTGGTGGTGCTGCGCAAGCCGATTTAGCCGTTCTTGTGATCTCAGCTAGAAAAGGAGAATTCGAAACCGGATTCGATCGTGGAGGGCAGACACGAGAGCATGCTATGTTAGCAAAAACTGCCGGTGTAAAACATCTTGTCGTATTGGTCAACAAAATGGATGATCCAACTGTTAGTTGGGATGAGACTCGATACAACGAATGCAGAGATAAAATTTTGCCCTATTTAAAGAAATTGGGCTTTAATGCCGGCAAGGATTTGACATTTATGCCTTGTTCAGGTCTAAATGGTGCAGGTCTACGTGATTCGGTGCCAGAATGCCTATGCTCATGGTATAAGGGACTTGCATTTATTCCATTTATTGATCAGTTGCCTTCGTTGAACCGTAAACTAGATGGACCATTTATAATGCCCATTGTTGATAAGTACAAGGATATGGGTACAGTTGTTATGGGAAAAGTTGAATCGGGATGCGCTAAGAAGGGTCAAAATCTTTTAGTTATGCCTAATAGG ACGCAAGTTTCTGTGGATCAAGTGTGGACCGATGATGATGAAGTAACAGCTGTGGGTCCTggtgaaaatgttaaaattaaactgaag ggaaTTGAAGAAGAAGACGTATCACCTGGATTTGTCTTATGTGATTTCCATAACCCAATTAAAACAGGAAAAGTCTTTGATGCCCAAGTTGTGATTCTAGAACACAAATCAATTATTTGCGCGGGTTATTCTGCTGTTATGCATATTCATTGTGCGGCAGAAGAAGTTACGGTCAag GCACTCATTTGTTTGGTTGACAAAAAGACCGgagataaatcaaaaacacGTCCAAGATTTGTTAAACAAGACCAAGTTGCAATTATGAGAATTGAATGTTCTGGAATGATATGCCTTGAACAATTTAAACTCTTCCCACAAATGGGAAGATTCACTCTTAGAGATGaaa ATAAAACTATAGCCATCGGCAAGGTGTTGAAAGTGATCGAATAA